Proteins encoded in a region of the Mucilaginibacter sabulilitoris genome:
- a CDS encoding O-antigen ligase family protein yields the protein MTISFGVGNMNGNDFVYWISFVSLFASLFVLAAILSLQIQIKWIYRLFWSAVTSTIIGFILNYTNFQLFRDIGKLSGSTLAYVVYGSNDEGRIFSFFVHPNMAALSTVCFFVFLLTTSKEHVKKIRTYMLYLGLMIGMILVTGSRTSLIVIAIIAIIYLPKIIRRSLIRRHKFNNNLGNITIVFGGILIVLLFVFGIFVYISLSQSPIDTTGRLSFFFRIFNSSPTVSTQDDSLADRLKILDSYWKYIEKNLLFGLGPQFARDKLSNGEFENVSQNVYIENTLNYGIFYVLFYIYALVKTYQLSSKIGNFKDYIFNPLKVFVVLLTLIGFSINGLYTIRAVVILLGILIGLTLRGSLQKNMKSPQKALVNPSDEFSIVS from the coding sequence ATGACAATTAGTTTTGGAGTCGGTAATATGAATGGCAATGATTTTGTTTACTGGATATCATTTGTATCATTATTTGCTTCCTTATTTGTATTAGCCGCAATTTTATCGTTACAAATTCAAATAAAATGGATATATAGACTTTTTTGGTCAGCGGTTACATCGACTATCATAGGTTTTATTCTCAATTACACAAATTTCCAATTGTTTAGAGATATTGGAAAATTATCAGGTAGTACGTTGGCTTATGTTGTGTACGGTTCCAATGATGAAGGAAGAATATTTAGCTTTTTTGTCCACCCTAATATGGCGGCGCTATCAACCGTTTGTTTCTTCGTGTTTTTGCTAACAACGTCTAAAGAACACGTTAAGAAGATAAGGACATATATGTTATATTTAGGATTAATGATTGGAATGATCTTGGTAACCGGTTCCCGTACATCTCTTATAGTAATAGCGATTATCGCAATTATTTATTTGCCAAAGATAATTCGCAGATCCTTGATACGTCGTCATAAATTCAATAATAATCTTGGAAATATCACTATCGTTTTTGGAGGAATTCTAATTGTGTTGTTATTTGTTTTTGGAATTTTTGTTTATATATCACTTTCCCAAAGTCCTATAGATACAACAGGTAGGTTAAGCTTTTTCTTTAGAATATTCAATTCCTCACCAACTGTAAGCACTCAAGACGATAGTTTAGCTGATAGATTAAAAATTCTTGACAGTTACTGGAAGTATATTGAGAAGAATCTTTTGTTTGGACTAGGTCCTCAATTTGCAAGGGATAAGCTTAGCAATGGTGAATTTGAAAATGTTAGTCAGAATGTTTATATCGAAAACACTTTGAACTATGGGATTTTCTATGTTTTGTTTTACATATATGCCTTGGTCAAGACATATCAATTATCCTCTAAGATTGGAAACTTTAAAGATTATATATTTAACCCCTTAAAAGTATTCGTTGTTTTATTAACTCTGATTGGTTTTTCGATAAATGGACTATATACAATCCGGGCCGTGGTGATTTTATTAGGTATTTTGATAGGATTGACCTTAAGAGGATCACTTCAAAAGAATATGAAGAGTCCACAGAAGGCGCTGGTGAATCCTAGTGACGAATTCAGTATTGTG